In one Brassica oleracea var. oleracea cultivar TO1000 chromosome C9, BOL, whole genome shotgun sequence genomic region, the following are encoded:
- the LOC106317708 gene encoding uncharacterized protein LOC106317708, with translation MDIRVKQENLPSATIPASKPAGNGNKTSVIDLCNSDDDNYSDFKRNPDEIADIESAERTGDFSPDVSRTFQKRARSDNKDTPAQRLAVMSPDEEERCGQVTVALPAMPCSMVRPSSSPSCKQLWKAGDYEGTSGGD, from the coding sequence ATGGATATTCGCGTAAAGCAAGAGAATCTACCAAGTGCTACTATCCCGGCTTCAAAACCCGCTGGGAACGGAAACAAAACCTCTGTAATCGATCTCTGTAACAGCGACGACGACAACTACTCTGATTTTAAGAGAAACCCTGACGAAATCGCTGATATAGAAAGCGCAGAACGAACCGGCGACTTCTCTCCCGATGTTTCTAGAACATTCCAGAAGAGAGCCCGAAGTGATAATAAAGATACTCCGGCACAGAGACTAGCAGTTATGAGTCCGGATGAAGAGGAAAGGTGTGGACAAGTGACTGTGGCTCTTCCCGCGATGCCATGTAGCATGGTGCGGCCTTCTTCTTCACCCTCTTGCAAGCAATTATGGAAAGCTGGTG
- the LOC106314784 gene encoding glutathione S-transferase T3-like, whose translation MDPYTQHYSFQNLLNSQQPYTQNHFSQPLREPSIDTVSTSDASVFGPEGTEDGNEDAETVSNRKERRKWTPTEDGVLISAWLNTSKDPVVGNEQKANAFWQRIAAYFAASPKLAGLQKRDRTCCKQRWAKINEAVSRFVGCYVAATKQRSSGQNEDDVLKIAHQIFYNDYKVKFTMEHAWLELRHDQKWCGASTDKVQGKRRKLGDQGSQSATYGPGNHVEDEARPVGVKASKAKGKSSVSKQASLEEKEKERKEFQNVWELREKDFALKDKLNKQKLLDKLMVFEQPESNRSSEVDFTFSTDMPSNLGNMMANRNQIRDRKINQQLKADLVENIWQKFGANGDFN comes from the exons ATGGATCCATATACGCAGCATTATAGCTTTCAAAATCTCTTAAATAGCCAACAACCATACACCCAAAACCACTTCTCTCAACCACTACGTGAACCTAGTATAGACACAGTCTCTACGTCGGATGCCTCTGTCTTCGGTCCAGAAGGGACTGAAGATGGCAATGAAGATGCAGAGACTGTCTCTAACCGTAAAGAGAGACGCAAATGGACACCTACAGAAGATGGTGTCCTAATAAGTGCTTGGTTAAACACTTCTAAAGACCCAGTAGTAGGAAATGAGCAGAAAGCAAATGCGTTTTGGCAACGTATTGCTGCTTATTTCGCTGCGAGTCCTAAGCTAGCTGGTCTGCAAAAGAGAGATCGAACGTGCTGTAAACAAAGGTGGGCGAAGATTAATGAGGCAGTGTCGAGGTTTGTGGGCTGCTATGTCGCTGCAACGAAGCAGAGATCGAGTGGACAGAATGAGGATGACGTGTTGAAGATAGCTCATCAGATTTTCTACAATGATTACAAGGTGAAGTTCACCATGGAGCATGCATGGTTGGAGCTTCGCCATGATCAGAAATGGTGTGGAGCCTCGACTGATAAAGTGCAGGGTAAGAGAAGGAAGTTAGGTGACCAAGGTTCACAGTCAGCAACGTATGGGCCAGGAAACCATGTAGAGGATGAAGCTCGTCCTGTTGGTGTTAAAGCATCAAAGGCCAAAGGAAAAAGTTCAGTGAGCAAGCAAGCGAGTTTGGAAGAGAAAGAGAAGGAGAGGAAGGAGTTTCAGAACGTGTGGGAGCTAAGGGAAAAGGACTTTGCCTTAAAGGACAAGCTCAACAAGCAAAAATTGCTTGACAAACTCATGG TTTTCGAACAGCCGGAATCAAACCGATCTTCAGAAGTGGATTTCACATTTTCTACAGATATGCCTTCAAATCTCGGCAATATGATGGCCAATCGGAATCAAATTCGTGATAGAAAAATAAATCAACAATTGAAAGCTGATTTGGTTGAGAATATATGGCAAAAATTTGGAGCAAATGGAGATTTCAACTAA